From the Primulina tabacum isolate GXHZ01 chromosome 3, ASM2559414v2, whole genome shotgun sequence genome, one window contains:
- the LOC142540981 gene encoding uncharacterized protein LOC142540981 produces MPYDCVGDQSTISSYCILWSFCTFIVVSWILREVAAPLMEEMPWINHFHTTPDTEWFETDTELRVSLGNFLFFTILAIFMIGVKNPKDPRDSLHHGESSSKFGSGLFLLVQVVLLPDFIHGWNEKWVGYNEQFWYMALLVISLVCYVATFSFSGLLFYLFIPSGHDCGLNIFFIVMTLIFVFVFAIVTLHPAVSGSILPSSVISLYCMYLCYSGMASEPRDYACNGLHKHSKAVSTSSLALGLLTTVLSVVYSAVRAGSSTTLLSPPSSPRAGSGKPLLPLDKADEHHGEKEKSKPVTYSYSFFHLIFSLASMYSAMLLTG; encoded by the exons ATGCCGTATGATTGTGTCGGGGATCAGTCGACGATCAGCTCGTATTGCATACTGTGGTCTTTTTGCACTTTCATTGTCGTCTCTTGGATACTTAGAGAGGTTGCCGCTCCGCTAATGGAGGAGATGCCCT gGATCAATCATTTTCACACAACACCGGACACAGAGTGGTTTGAAACAGACACTGAATTGAGAGTGAGCCTGGGAAACTTCTTGTTTTTCACAATCCttgctatttttatgattggTGTGAAGAATCCGAAGGACCCTCGTGACAGTTTGCATCATGGAG AGTCGTCTTCAAAATTTGGCTCTGGACTGTTCCTTCTAGTTCAAGTGGTTCTTCTGCCGGATTTTATTCATGGATGGAATGAGAAATGGGTTGGGTATAATGAGCAGTTCTG GTACATGGCTTTGCTTGTGATTTCGCTTGTATGCTACGTTGCAACCTTTTCATTCTCTGGACTGCTCTTCTATCTGTTTATCCCATCTGGGCATGATTGTGGACTCAACATATTCTTTATTGTGATGACTTTAATTTTCGTGTTTGTGTTTGCTATTGTCACGCTGCACCCAGCG GTAAGTGGAAGCATTTTGCCTTCTTCAGTTATATCTTTGTACTGCATGTACCTCTGCTACAGTGGGATGGCCAGTGAACCCAGAGATTATGCATGTAATGGTCTTCACAAGCATTCTAAAGCAGTTTCCACCAGCAGTCTTGCTCTAGGTTTGCTTACAACTGTGCTATCTGTTGTTTACTCGGCTGTTCGTGCTGGATCTTCAACAACCTTGCTTTCCCCTCCGAGCTCGCCCCGAGCTG GTTCTGGAAAGCCATTGTTGCCACTAGACAAGGCCGATGAGCATCACGGGGAGAAAGAAAAGTCGAAGCCAGTAACATATTCTTATTCCTTCTTCCACTTGATTTTCTCTTTGGCTAGCATGTATTCAGCCATGCTACTCACAGGCTAG